The DNA sequence GGTCCATCTTGAAGCCGATGGCGGCCGCCTCCTTCACGCCGACCTGGTTCATGACGCCCCAGCCCGACATGAAGATCCAGTCGGGGTTGATTCGCCGGATTTGGAGCCACGTGGACTTCTGCTCTTGCCCTGGGTGGTCCACCGCCAGCAGCGTCAGCTCGAAGCCGAGCTGCCGGGCGAGCGTCTCGAGCGTCGGGTTCGCTTCCTTGCCGTAGGGGCTGTTGTGGAAGATGTGGACGATCTTCTTGCCCTTCAGCTTGTCCGCCCCGCCTTCCTGCTGGCCGATGTAGCGGATGACCGCGGAGGCCTGGCTCCAGTAGGTCGTCGGGAAGCTGAACACCCAGGGGAACCATCGCCCGTCCGCGCCGGCCGTCATGCCATAGCCCATCGAGAAGACCGGAATCTTGTCAACCGCCGCCTTCGGGATGAGCTGGTAGGTGATGCCCGTGCTGTACGGGTTCACCAGGGCGGCGCCCGTCGCGCCCTTGCCCTTGAGCCGCTCGTAGCACTCGACACCCTGCTTCGTGTCGTACTGGGTCTCGCATTCCTCCCACCCGACCTTGACGCCGTTGATGCCGCCGTCGCGCTCGTTGAGGAGCATGAAGTAGTCCACGAAGCCGTTGGCGATCGGGATGCCGCTCGGCGCGTAGGCGCCGGTGCGGTAGACGAGCAGTGGGATGA is a window from the Candidatus Methylomirabilota bacterium genome containing:
- a CDS encoding ABC transporter substrate-binding protein; this encodes MKLRSVLIGALATALVAGPLLAAAWAQPKEMFIPLLVYRTGAYAPSGIPIANGFVDYFMLLNERDGGINGVKVGWEECETQYDTKQGVECYERLKGKGATGAALVNPYSTGITYQLIPKAAVDKIPVFSMGYGMTAGADGRWFPWVFSFPTTYWSQASAVIRYIGQQEGGADKLKGKKIVHIFHNSPYGKEANPTLETLARQLGFELTLLAVDHPGQEQKSTWLQIRRINPDWIFMSGWGVMNQVGVKEAAAIGFKMDRFIGNWWSASEADVVPAGDGAKGYKGATFHAPGTAFKVHQDVFKFVYDKGKGGGKKEAVGEALYNRGLVNAMLSAEAIRTAMGKYGNKALTGEQVRWGFENLNLTEQRLDQLGMKGFTHPIKVTCEDHEGNGPILVQQWDGKKWSIVSDWIAPMRDVVRPMIEAAAIEEGGKLGYAKRDCSKEK